CATAAATTGTAAAACATCAATTAAGTCttacaaaaaacaagcaaaaaacggAAAATCCGCCAAAATAATCAAACTcccctgcagtataggaaaaaaGTACCACGTAAATTCAAACATATTTCAAAAGTACAACATATTGGTTATACTATCCCAAAGGTTTGATTcaatgttagcctgaatatagcagaaaatatgatttgaaaatgcgcttttttcgctactttcaaaattatgaaaattcctGTTTTTACCCCAATTTCACCATGATTTTACATAATCATGCCAAAGGAATTTTAAAATTCTGAATAAATCATCTTATAAAACATAGTTCAGTTCCAACATGTGCAATTTTCTATCAGACCCAGGTTATTTTGaagtacattttcatgatgtcaaaCGTTAATTTTTAAGCTATATCAATTCTGAGGAaggtcaaaagagggccaattttagggggtcatggaatttccccagggggtcacctgattttttactatcatagttgtgaaccatctgacctagctagactacgtaccaaatatcattggatttggctgaccttcatctttcagctttgtgtacaagccacatggtgcttagaaaatatgccacttaaacTGTATTTTTAATAGTTTACAAGgagtaactattataggataatagctatctctaaacctatacgccactatgtgaaacggacaatttggaaaatcactcttcgctactatgtgttgcgaccgacgatatgctTGTCCAATGACTAGCTGTTTTTAACTTCCATTCTAATTTCATATGTTGTTACCAGGTTGTGATAGAGAAGTGCACCTACACACCGAGCGATGAGAACAAGGAGTGGACTGAATGCAGGAAGGAAGCATGGATCGGCTCTAACCTCACAGGATTCTCTAGCTTACTCAGCAAATTTGGCTATGAGAGGTTCAAAGCAAACGCCCCTAGGTCAACAAAAGGACTGCAATATGTAATAGATAGGTTATTCGTCCCAGAGACAATACCAAACAGTAATGTGGCATCACAGTTGACGATATCAACAGGGGACACACTGGATAGGTTGACAGATGCAGCTAAAGTGAAGAAGGCGCAAGGAGTTGCAGCAACTAAAGCAATGACAGATGTTGCAATGGCCAAGAAGGCGCAAGGGGTGGCTGCAACAAAGGCAAAAGTACAAGAAATGTCAGCTAAAGCGAAATCACAGACTGTACCACAATTGTAGCAAGTGTGGGCTCAACTTGGGGAGGGTTCTCAAAACGCAGATATTGCAATCCAAACCTGACGTGTGTTTGTGGGAGGTAGTGCATAGAATTTTCTtcacagggtgtatgaatttcaaatggggtcacctaaatgggcgattccatttgaaatctacacccccagaggcggatccaggaattttcaataaagGGGGCGCCCGCTGCCGCTCGGGTTCCGCTCTGCACAAATTAGAGGGGGATGCGTGTCGGGTGcacccccctctaaatccgcccctgcccccctgtgtgggagattaaggtcatgtcgtccatagggggtgtgtgggatTCAAGTGGAAAAGCACATTTGAGCTTGTATGATGTAATTTGGCACTCACCTTTTGGCAAACAAGTTGTATGGGTTGGGGGAGTGCAAGCATGGTTGTGACATACCCGGGTGTTTAGTTAGACCTGAAGACAAATATTGAATCATGCGCTTATCAAAATAGTTGAAGTATCATCAGGTGAGTAGGAGTGCTGTTGGGGCAGTTGCAAATCTCAACAACTGGACCAATCTGACCCAAATGGTCAAGTTGATCCAAACAATGTACATGTAACGTGAGCACTGGTGAGCATTTTAATTTTATGGTGTGCAATATGTGAAAAGGGATGGCTTGCACTTCCGTAGTCATTCCAAtacaataagcgcccagggcgcgtaacaaagtcattttgggtgggcgcttattttgtacctggtttacctaattttccGTGAGGGGCGTtcattagagacaaatttacgtatgttataaaaaGGTCCTGacacgttctagtagcttttctgatgttgaAAATGCATTGTAAGTTTACACAGGATGTGCAGTCCtccagctacatgtatttcac
Above is a genomic segment from Amphiura filiformis chromosome 10, Afil_fr2py, whole genome shotgun sequence containing:
- the LOC140163095 gene encoding PRELI domain-containing protein 1, mitochondrial-like codes for the protein MKYYSTFAIFKNTWDQVACAYWQKYPNPYSKHVITEDLISRTVAGKKLISTRLLTKTNRLPKWGYGIFGNNAQHVCIVEESVVDPEKKSMTTYTHNIGYQKFMVVIEKCTYTPSDENKEWTECRKEAWIGSNLTGFSSLLSKFGYERFKANAPRSTKGLQYVIDRLFVPETIPNSNVASQLTISTGDTLDRLTDAAKVKKAQGVAATKAMTDVAMAKKAQGVAATKAKVQEMSAKAKSQTVPQL